One genomic region from Anopheles bellator chromosome 2, idAnoBellAS_SP24_06.2, whole genome shotgun sequence encodes:
- the LOC131212906 gene encoding glucose dehydrogenase [FAD, quinone]-like, giving the protein MQYLPLAAGIIGMVSFTRPQDSLLSLMGFLQDGGKRMTHELPSQARVLDEYDFVIVGAGSAGSVLASRLSEVPDWSVLLIEAGPGENLLMDIPMAAHYLQNFNINWDYRTKPSDRYCLAFKNRQCRLPRGKVMGGSSVLNYMIYTRGNRRDYDQWAAQGNPGWSYNEVLPYFRKLERSRIADGHPGAAGKDGRLTISYPRYRSEVAAAFVQAARENGAPYVDYNGPRQIGVSYIQSTTRHGTRESANAAYLYDLRDRPNLHVKKLAQVTRIMIDPATARATGVQFYSGGQFRKVRARREVIVSAGAIGSPQLLMLSGVGPAKHLHENGIKPIVDLPVGHNFQDHTAAGGLTFLVDGTKTMKYSRFFRLDTFMEYQFNRTGPLTSIGGCEALAFYDSEHPGDPDGWPDYELIQIGGTLAADPTYEVNFNYRPEAFEQLFGEIRQRNTDGFTVFPMVLRPRSRGRISLNGSSPFRHPVIEPNYFADPYDLEISVRAIRKAIELAEMAGLRQYKARLLRTTMPGCEDHRFDSDDYWRCFTRHATFTIYHHVGTCKMGPRNDSTAVVDARLRVHGLKGLRVIDASIMPDVPAGHTNAPTIMIGEKGADMIKEDWNELSH; this is encoded by the coding sequence ATGCAATACTTACCGCTAGCCgccggcatcatcggcatGGTGAGCTTCACGCGTCCCCAGGACAGTCTGCTGTCGCTGATGGGCTTCCTTCAGGACGGCGGCAAGCGGATGACGCACGAGCTGCCGAGTCAGGCGCGTGTCCTGGACGAGTACGACTTCGTGATCGTGGGTGCCGGTTCGGCCGGTAGCGTTCTGGCGAGCCGGTTGTCGGAGGTCCCGGACTGGtcggtgctgctgatcgagGCGGGCCCAGGCGAGAACCTCCTCATGGACATCCCGATGGCGGCGCACTATCTGCAGAATTTCAACATCAACTGGGACTACCGGACGAAGCCGAGCGATCGGTACTGTTTGGCGTTCAAGAACCGCCAGTGCCGGTTGCCACGTGGCAAAGTGATGGGTGGATCGAGCGTGCTGAACTACATGATCTACACGCGGGGCAATCGACGGGACTACGATCAGTGGGCGGCCCAAGGTAACCCGGGCTGGAGCTACAACGAAGTGCTGCCGTACTTCCGGAAGCTCGAGCGTAGTCGGATCGCGGACGGGCATCCGGGCGCGGCCGGGAAGGATGGCCGGCTAACCATCTCGTACCCGCGGTACCGCTCGGAGGTGGCGGCCGCGTTTGTGCAGGCGGCCCGCGAGAACGGGGCCCCGTACGTGGACTACAACGGCCCGCGCCAGATCGGGGTGTCCTATATCCAGAGCACCACGAGGCACGGTACGCGCGAGAGCGCCAACGCGGCCTACCTCTACGATCTGCGTGATCGCCCGAATCTGCACGTGAAGAAGCTCGCCCAGGTGACGCGGATCATGATCGACCCGGCGACCGCGCGTGCGACTGGCGTCCAGTTCTACAGTGGCGGCCAGTTCCGGAAGGTTCGGGCCCGCCGTGAGGTGATCGTGTCGGCGGGCGCAATCGGATCGCCCCAACTGCTGATGCTGTCCGGCGTAGGGCCGGCCAAGCATCTGCACGAGAACGGCATCAAACCGATCGTCGATCTGCCGGTCGGACACAACTTCCAGGATcacacggccgccggtgggctCACGTTTCTGGTGGACGGCACCAAGACGATGAAGTACAGTAGGTTCTTCCGGCTCGACACCTTCATGGAGTACCAGTTCAACAGGACGGGCCCCCTCACGTCGATCGGTGGCTGCGAGGCGCTCGCGTTCTACGACTCGGAGCATCCGGGTGACCCGGACGGCTGGCCGGACTACGAGCTGATCCAGATCGGTGGCACACTGGCGGCCGATCCGACGTACGAGGTGAACTTCAACTATCGGCCGGAAGCGTTCGAGCAGCTGTTCGGGGAGATCCGGCAGCGGAACACCGACGGATTCACGGTGTTCCCGATGGTGCTGCGGCCCCGCAGCCGTGGCCGGATATCGCTGAACGGCTCAAGCCCCTTCCGCCATCCGGTGATCGAACCGAACTACTTCGCCGATCCGTACGATCTGGAGATTTCGGTGCGCGCGATCCGGAAGGCGATCGAGCTGGCGGAGATGGCCGGGCTGCGCCAGTACAAAGCCCGGCTGCTCCGGACGACGATGCCGGGCTGCGAGGACCATCGGTTCGACTCGGACGACTACTGGCGGTGCTTCACGCGGCACGCCACCTTCACGATCTACCACCACGTCGGGACGTGCAAGATGGGACCCCGGAACGATTCGACCGCCGTCGTGGACGCGCGGCTCCGCGTGCACGGCCTCAAGGGACTGCGCGTGATCGACGCCAGCATCATGCCGGATGTGCCGGCCGGTCACACCAACGCGCCGACCATCATGATCGGCGAGAAGGGTGCCGACATGATCAAGGAAGACTGGAACGAGCTGTCGCACTGA